Proteins encoded by one window of Vitis vinifera cultivar Pinot Noir 40024 chromosome 10, ASM3070453v1:
- the LOC100247404 gene encoding probable receptor-like protein kinase At1g30570 isoform X1, which produces MPTCSKGSPISSRGVWQMVKVPGMEVWGLILVVMVSVFVGNGEAQAKSLLINCGTNSSVNVDGRRWVGDLAPDNNLTLSSLGVAASTDTFSGDTTFAQLYETARIFPDSLNYTASLNQGNYSVRLHFYPFSFEKYNTNESSFSVTANGLKLASQLNVPGEISHKNSYLQSSGSNSSSFSMIKEYFLTVDSGLLVIEFAPTKGSFGFINAIEIVPVVDNLFFSSVSKVGGTNSVLNLSGRGIEAMYRLNVGGPEITPDQDLDLWRTWDVDSSYMFTANAGSEVHNSSNITYASMNDSVVAPLAVYETARSMSNTEVLEKRFNMSWKFEVDPDFEYLIRLHFCELFYERANQRSFRIYINNRTAADNFDVFLRAGGMNKAYHQDFLDMVSSKINTLWIQLGPDTTVGASGTDAILNGLEIFKLSRNGNLAYVERFDSTKSSAGSKTSKTQTLWVGLGAGVASIAMMAVIFSLIFYFCKRWRKKSSATKNKSPGWRPLFLHVNSTNAKGMSQSLSVSLASNRAGKRFTLTEIRAATNNFDESLVIGVGGFGKVYKGEIDDGTPAAIKRANPQSEQGLAEFQTEIEMLSKLRHRHLVSMIGFCEEQNEMILVYEYMANGTLRSHLFGSELPPLTWKQRLEACIGAARGLHYLHTGAERGIIHRDVKTTNILIDENFVAKMADFGLSKTGPAWEHTHVSTAVKGSFGYLDPEYFRRQQLTEKSDVYSFGVVLFEVVCARAVINPSLPRDQINLAEWAMHWQHQRSLETIIDPHLKGNYSPDSLRKFGEIAEKCLADEGKNRPTMGEVLWHLEYVLQLHEAWLRTNVGENSFSSSQALGNLEEGLESAHLDEENEISLKMKQKRESATRGINA; this is translated from the exons ATGCCCACTTGTAGTAAAG GAAGCCCCATAAGTTCTCGAGGTGTGTGGCAGATGGTGAAGGTCCCAGGAATGGAGGTTTGGGGCCTAATACTTGTGGTGATGGTCTCTGTGTTTGTTGGGAATGGAGAAGCTCAGGCAAAGTCTTTGTTGATAAACTGTGGCACAAATTCCAGTGTTAATGTGGATGGTAGGAGGTGGGTGGGTGACTTGGCTCCTGACAACAATCTTACCCTAAGTTCTCTGGGTGTTGCTGCCTCCACAGACACATTTAGCGGGGATACAACCTTTGCTCAGCTCTATGAAACTGCCCGGATTTTCCCAGATAGTTTGAATTACACAGCTAGCCTAAACCAGGGAAACTATTCTGTTAGGCTCCATTTCTATCCATTCTCCTTTGAGAAGTACAACACAAACGAATCTTCATTCAGTGTGACGGCAAATGGTCTTAAGTTGGCATCCCAATTGAATGTTCCTGGTGAGATTTCGCACAAGAATTCATATTTGCAGAGTTCAGGAAGTAATTCAAGTTCATTCTCTATGATTAAGGAATATTTCCTGACTGTTGATTCGGGTCTGCTTGTGATTGAGTTTGCCCCAACTAAAGGATCATTTGGGTTTATAAATGCCATAGAAATTGTCCCAGTTGTAGATAATCTCTTCTTCAGCTCTGTCAGTAAAGTGGGTGGAACAAATAGTGTTCTGAATTTGAGCGGTCGGGGTATTGAGGCTATGTATAGATTGAATGTTGGGGGTCCTGAGATTACACCAGATCAGGATTTGGATCTATGGAGGACATGGGATGTGGATTCCAGTTACATGTTCACAGCAAATGCCGGGTCAGAAGTTCATAATAGTTCCAATATTACCTATGCTTCCATGAATGATTCAGTGGTTGCCCCTCTTGCAGTGTATGAAACAGCAAGATCTATGTCTAACACTGAAGTCCTGGAGAAAAGGTTCAACATGTCATGGAAATTTGAAGTGGATCCCgattttgaatatttaattcGATTACATTTCTGTGAGCTGTTTTATGAAAGGGCAAACCAGAGGAGCTTCAGAATCTACATTAACAACAGGACTGCAGCAgataattttgatgtttttttgcGAGCAGGAGGGATGAACAAGGCATATCATCAGGACTTTTTGGATATGGTGTCCTCAAAAATCAACACCCTTTGGATCCAGCTGGGTCCTGATACAACGGTAGGTGCCTCAGGAACTGATGCTATCTTGAACGGGCTGGAGATTTTCAAGCTTAGCCGTAATGGGAATCTTGCCTATGTAGAGAGGTTTGACTCAACCAAGAGTTCAGCAGGCAGCAAAACTTCAAAAACTCAAACTCTTTGGGTGGGACTTGGAGCCGGTGTGGCTTCCATTGCTATGATGGCTGTCATATTTAGTCTCATCTTCTATTTCTGCAAAAGATGGAGAAAGAAATCAAGTGCCACCAAGAACAAATCCCCAGGTTGGCGGCCACTATTCCTTCATGTAAATAGCACCAATGCCAAGGGAATGAGTCAAAGTCTAAGTGTATCTTTGGCCTCTAATAGAGCTGGCAAGCGCTTTACATTAACAGAGATTCGGGCAGCAACAAATAATTTTGATGAAAGTTTAGTGATTGGAGTAGGAGGCTTCGGTAAAGTCTATAAAGGGGAGATTGATGATGGCACTCCTGCAGCAATTAAGCGAGCCAACCCACAATCTGAGCAAGGACTGGCTGAATTTCAAACTGAGATCGAGATGCTTTCAAAGCTCAGGCACAGGCATTTGGTGTCCATGATTGGATTCTGTGAAGAGCAGAATGAGATGATCTTGGTTTATGAGTATATGGCAAATGGGACCCTTAGAAGCCATCTCTTCGGGAGTGAACTCCCACCTTTAACTTGGAAGCAACGATTAGAAGCATGCATTGGGGCTGCTCGAGGGCTCCATTACCTTCATACAGGAGCAGAAAGGGGAATCATCCACAGGGATGTTAAGACTACCAACATACTGATAGATGAAAACTTTGTTGCCAAAATGGCTGATTTTGGATTGTCCAAAACTGGTCCTGCTTGGGAACATACTCATGTTAGCACTGCAGTTAAAGGAAGCTTTGGGTATCTCGACCCAGAATATTTCCGACGACAGCAGTTAACGGAGAAATCTGATGTTTACTCCTTTGGTGTGGTGTTGTTTGAAGTTGTTTGTGCACGGGCCGTCATAAATCCAAGTTTGCCAAGAGACCAGATCAATCTTGCGGAATGGGCTATGCATTGGCAACATCAGAGGTCACTTGAAACCATCATTGACCCACATCTCAAAGGAAATTATTCTCCAGATTCGTTGAGAAAATTTGGGGAGATAGCAGAAAAATGTCTTGCTGATGAGGGAAAGAACCGGCCCACAATGGGGGAAGTTCTATGGCACTTGGAGTATGTCTTGCAACTTCATGAAGCTTGGCTGCGCACCAATGTTGGAGAAAACTCGTTTTCAAGCAGTCAGGCTTTAGGAAACCTTGAAGAGGGACTGGAATCTGCACATCTAGATGAAGAGAATGAAATAAGCCTGAAAATGAAGCAAAAGAGAGAATCTGCAACAAGGGGAATCAATGCATAG
- the LOC100247404 gene encoding probable receptor-like protein kinase At1g30570 isoform X2, whose amino-acid sequence MVKVPGMEVWGLILVVMVSVFVGNGEAQAKSLLINCGTNSSVNVDGRRWVGDLAPDNNLTLSSLGVAASTDTFSGDTTFAQLYETARIFPDSLNYTASLNQGNYSVRLHFYPFSFEKYNTNESSFSVTANGLKLASQLNVPGEISHKNSYLQSSGSNSSSFSMIKEYFLTVDSGLLVIEFAPTKGSFGFINAIEIVPVVDNLFFSSVSKVGGTNSVLNLSGRGIEAMYRLNVGGPEITPDQDLDLWRTWDVDSSYMFTANAGSEVHNSSNITYASMNDSVVAPLAVYETARSMSNTEVLEKRFNMSWKFEVDPDFEYLIRLHFCELFYERANQRSFRIYINNRTAADNFDVFLRAGGMNKAYHQDFLDMVSSKINTLWIQLGPDTTVGASGTDAILNGLEIFKLSRNGNLAYVERFDSTKSSAGSKTSKTQTLWVGLGAGVASIAMMAVIFSLIFYFCKRWRKKSSATKNKSPGWRPLFLHVNSTNAKGMSQSLSVSLASNRAGKRFTLTEIRAATNNFDESLVIGVGGFGKVYKGEIDDGTPAAIKRANPQSEQGLAEFQTEIEMLSKLRHRHLVSMIGFCEEQNEMILVYEYMANGTLRSHLFGSELPPLTWKQRLEACIGAARGLHYLHTGAERGIIHRDVKTTNILIDENFVAKMADFGLSKTGPAWEHTHVSTAVKGSFGYLDPEYFRRQQLTEKSDVYSFGVVLFEVVCARAVINPSLPRDQINLAEWAMHWQHQRSLETIIDPHLKGNYSPDSLRKFGEIAEKCLADEGKNRPTMGEVLWHLEYVLQLHEAWLRTNVGENSFSSSQALGNLEEGLESAHLDEENEISLKMKQKRESATRGINA is encoded by the coding sequence ATGGTGAAGGTCCCAGGAATGGAGGTTTGGGGCCTAATACTTGTGGTGATGGTCTCTGTGTTTGTTGGGAATGGAGAAGCTCAGGCAAAGTCTTTGTTGATAAACTGTGGCACAAATTCCAGTGTTAATGTGGATGGTAGGAGGTGGGTGGGTGACTTGGCTCCTGACAACAATCTTACCCTAAGTTCTCTGGGTGTTGCTGCCTCCACAGACACATTTAGCGGGGATACAACCTTTGCTCAGCTCTATGAAACTGCCCGGATTTTCCCAGATAGTTTGAATTACACAGCTAGCCTAAACCAGGGAAACTATTCTGTTAGGCTCCATTTCTATCCATTCTCCTTTGAGAAGTACAACACAAACGAATCTTCATTCAGTGTGACGGCAAATGGTCTTAAGTTGGCATCCCAATTGAATGTTCCTGGTGAGATTTCGCACAAGAATTCATATTTGCAGAGTTCAGGAAGTAATTCAAGTTCATTCTCTATGATTAAGGAATATTTCCTGACTGTTGATTCGGGTCTGCTTGTGATTGAGTTTGCCCCAACTAAAGGATCATTTGGGTTTATAAATGCCATAGAAATTGTCCCAGTTGTAGATAATCTCTTCTTCAGCTCTGTCAGTAAAGTGGGTGGAACAAATAGTGTTCTGAATTTGAGCGGTCGGGGTATTGAGGCTATGTATAGATTGAATGTTGGGGGTCCTGAGATTACACCAGATCAGGATTTGGATCTATGGAGGACATGGGATGTGGATTCCAGTTACATGTTCACAGCAAATGCCGGGTCAGAAGTTCATAATAGTTCCAATATTACCTATGCTTCCATGAATGATTCAGTGGTTGCCCCTCTTGCAGTGTATGAAACAGCAAGATCTATGTCTAACACTGAAGTCCTGGAGAAAAGGTTCAACATGTCATGGAAATTTGAAGTGGATCCCgattttgaatatttaattcGATTACATTTCTGTGAGCTGTTTTATGAAAGGGCAAACCAGAGGAGCTTCAGAATCTACATTAACAACAGGACTGCAGCAgataattttgatgtttttttgcGAGCAGGAGGGATGAACAAGGCATATCATCAGGACTTTTTGGATATGGTGTCCTCAAAAATCAACACCCTTTGGATCCAGCTGGGTCCTGATACAACGGTAGGTGCCTCAGGAACTGATGCTATCTTGAACGGGCTGGAGATTTTCAAGCTTAGCCGTAATGGGAATCTTGCCTATGTAGAGAGGTTTGACTCAACCAAGAGTTCAGCAGGCAGCAAAACTTCAAAAACTCAAACTCTTTGGGTGGGACTTGGAGCCGGTGTGGCTTCCATTGCTATGATGGCTGTCATATTTAGTCTCATCTTCTATTTCTGCAAAAGATGGAGAAAGAAATCAAGTGCCACCAAGAACAAATCCCCAGGTTGGCGGCCACTATTCCTTCATGTAAATAGCACCAATGCCAAGGGAATGAGTCAAAGTCTAAGTGTATCTTTGGCCTCTAATAGAGCTGGCAAGCGCTTTACATTAACAGAGATTCGGGCAGCAACAAATAATTTTGATGAAAGTTTAGTGATTGGAGTAGGAGGCTTCGGTAAAGTCTATAAAGGGGAGATTGATGATGGCACTCCTGCAGCAATTAAGCGAGCCAACCCACAATCTGAGCAAGGACTGGCTGAATTTCAAACTGAGATCGAGATGCTTTCAAAGCTCAGGCACAGGCATTTGGTGTCCATGATTGGATTCTGTGAAGAGCAGAATGAGATGATCTTGGTTTATGAGTATATGGCAAATGGGACCCTTAGAAGCCATCTCTTCGGGAGTGAACTCCCACCTTTAACTTGGAAGCAACGATTAGAAGCATGCATTGGGGCTGCTCGAGGGCTCCATTACCTTCATACAGGAGCAGAAAGGGGAATCATCCACAGGGATGTTAAGACTACCAACATACTGATAGATGAAAACTTTGTTGCCAAAATGGCTGATTTTGGATTGTCCAAAACTGGTCCTGCTTGGGAACATACTCATGTTAGCACTGCAGTTAAAGGAAGCTTTGGGTATCTCGACCCAGAATATTTCCGACGACAGCAGTTAACGGAGAAATCTGATGTTTACTCCTTTGGTGTGGTGTTGTTTGAAGTTGTTTGTGCACGGGCCGTCATAAATCCAAGTTTGCCAAGAGACCAGATCAATCTTGCGGAATGGGCTATGCATTGGCAACATCAGAGGTCACTTGAAACCATCATTGACCCACATCTCAAAGGAAATTATTCTCCAGATTCGTTGAGAAAATTTGGGGAGATAGCAGAAAAATGTCTTGCTGATGAGGGAAAGAACCGGCCCACAATGGGGGAAGTTCTATGGCACTTGGAGTATGTCTTGCAACTTCATGAAGCTTGGCTGCGCACCAATGTTGGAGAAAACTCGTTTTCAAGCAGTCAGGCTTTAGGAAACCTTGAAGAGGGACTGGAATCTGCACATCTAGATGAAGAGAATGAAATAAGCCTGAAAATGAAGCAAAAGAGAGAATCTGCAACAAGGGGAATCAATGCATAG
- the LOC100257803 gene encoding GDP-L-galactose phosphorylase 1 isoform X1: MVVKQLKDDNFLLKCATPDQAKCPQFSFGSIQIPLYCFASQSLDDSGPFGRFSCIPDDEPSTLESLLLAQWEDRMWKGIYRYDVTTSEIKIIGGRRKFLAQLNEEWNMDHLSDPDENEVCWRGDSFIFNWVKHHEELLFCVASGEKAIPELIPTAPVPNASILVLSNVTPVEYGHVFLVPHGFTSISQFMDARSLEMVTRVAMEVNNRSFRVFYDCSMPSASLYFQACYFSNPLPVEVMPVVTLWDNGLGGTRICSLIDYPIKALLFESKSNVKVSVEVLAEICSCLQGKNIPYSFLISDCGKRIFLFPQQMRASANSHALSSWECSGHFVFKSRNDFDQVTEEAMLERMGTASLDEPGFQVVKQLCCSIASKLAS, from the exons ATGGTAGTCAAGCAGCTCAAAGATGATAATTTTCTGTTGAAGTGTGCTACACCCGATCAGGCTAAATGTCCTCAGTTCTCTTTTGGAA GTATTCAAATTCCTCTTTACTGCTTTGCTAGCCAGTCTCTTGATGATAGTGGTCCCTTTGGAAGGTTTTCATGCATCCCAGATGATGAACCAAGTACATTGGAGTCTCTTCTTCTTGCTCAG TGGGAAGACAGAATGTGGAAAGGCATTTACAGATATGATGTGACAACATCAGAAATTAAG ATCATTGGTGGAAGGAGAAAGTTTCTTGCTCAGTTGAATGAAGAATGGAATATGGATCATTTATCAGACCCTGATGAGAATGAAGTCTGCTGGCGAGGGGATTCTTTCATATTTAACTGGGTAAAACATCATGAGGAGTTGCTCTTCTGTGTCGCAAGTGGTGAAAAGGCAATCCCTGAGTTGATTCCTACAGCTCCTGTGCCTAATGCTTCCATATTAGTACTTAGTAAT GTGACCCCTGTTGAATATGGTCATGTCTTCCTGGTTCCTCATGGCTTTACCAGCATCTCCCAGTTTATGGATGCAAGATCTTTAGAAATGGTGACCAGGGTTGCTATGGAAGTAAATAATCGTTCTTTCCGAGTGTTCTATGACTGCTCTATGCCTAGTGCTTCTCTATATTTCCAG GCCTGCTACTTTTCAAACCCTTTACCTGTGGAGGTCATGCCAGTGGTGACTCTCTGGGACAATGGACTTGGTGGGACTCGTATTTGTAGTCTCATAGATTATCCCATTAAGGCTCTCTTGTTCGAGAGCAAAAGCAACGTAAAGGTATCAGTGGAAGTGCTTGCAGAGATATGTTCCTGTTTACAGGGAAAGAACATTCCATACAGTTTTTTGATCTCTGATTGTGGCAAAAGGATCTTCTTGTTTCCTCAG CAGATGCGAGCATCGGCAAATTCCCATGCCCTTTCGAGTTGGGAGTGCAGTGGCCACTTTGTTTTCAAGTCGAGGAATGATTTTGATCAAGTGACAGAGGAAGCCATGCTTGAACGCATGGGCACTGCTTCCCTTGACGAACCAGGGTTTCAGGTAGTGAAGCAGCTCTGTTGCAGCATTGCAAGCAAGTTGGCCTCTTGA
- the LOC100257803 gene encoding GDP-L-galactose phosphorylase 1 isoform X2: MVVKQLKDDNFLLKCATPDQAKCPQFSFGSIQIPLYCFASQSLDDSGPFGRFSCIPDDEPSTLESLLLAQWEDRMWKGIYRYDVTTSEIKIIGGRRKFLAQLNEEWNMDHLSDPDENEVCWRGDSFIFNWVKHHEELLFCVASGEKAIPELIPTAPVPNASILVLSNVTPVEYGHVFLVPHGFTSISQFMDARSLEMVTRVAMEVNNRSFRVFYDCSMPSASLYFQACYFSNPLPVEVMPVVTLWDNGLGGTRICSLIDYPIKALLFESKSNVKVSVEVLAEICSCLQGKNIPYSFLISDCGKRIFLFPQMRASANSHALSSWECSGHFVFKSRNDFDQVTEEAMLERMGTASLDEPGFQVVKQLCCSIASKLAS, translated from the exons ATGGTAGTCAAGCAGCTCAAAGATGATAATTTTCTGTTGAAGTGTGCTACACCCGATCAGGCTAAATGTCCTCAGTTCTCTTTTGGAA GTATTCAAATTCCTCTTTACTGCTTTGCTAGCCAGTCTCTTGATGATAGTGGTCCCTTTGGAAGGTTTTCATGCATCCCAGATGATGAACCAAGTACATTGGAGTCTCTTCTTCTTGCTCAG TGGGAAGACAGAATGTGGAAAGGCATTTACAGATATGATGTGACAACATCAGAAATTAAG ATCATTGGTGGAAGGAGAAAGTTTCTTGCTCAGTTGAATGAAGAATGGAATATGGATCATTTATCAGACCCTGATGAGAATGAAGTCTGCTGGCGAGGGGATTCTTTCATATTTAACTGGGTAAAACATCATGAGGAGTTGCTCTTCTGTGTCGCAAGTGGTGAAAAGGCAATCCCTGAGTTGATTCCTACAGCTCCTGTGCCTAATGCTTCCATATTAGTACTTAGTAAT GTGACCCCTGTTGAATATGGTCATGTCTTCCTGGTTCCTCATGGCTTTACCAGCATCTCCCAGTTTATGGATGCAAGATCTTTAGAAATGGTGACCAGGGTTGCTATGGAAGTAAATAATCGTTCTTTCCGAGTGTTCTATGACTGCTCTATGCCTAGTGCTTCTCTATATTTCCAG GCCTGCTACTTTTCAAACCCTTTACCTGTGGAGGTCATGCCAGTGGTGACTCTCTGGGACAATGGACTTGGTGGGACTCGTATTTGTAGTCTCATAGATTATCCCATTAAGGCTCTCTTGTTCGAGAGCAAAAGCAACGTAAAGGTATCAGTGGAAGTGCTTGCAGAGATATGTTCCTGTTTACAGGGAAAGAACATTCCATACAGTTTTTTGATCTCTGATTGTGGCAAAAGGATCTTCTTGTTTCCTCAG ATGCGAGCATCGGCAAATTCCCATGCCCTTTCGAGTTGGGAGTGCAGTGGCCACTTTGTTTTCAAGTCGAGGAATGATTTTGATCAAGTGACAGAGGAAGCCATGCTTGAACGCATGGGCACTGCTTCCCTTGACGAACCAGGGTTTCAGGTAGTGAAGCAGCTCTGTTGCAGCATTGCAAGCAAGTTGGCCTCTTGA